From the genome of Azospirillum brasilense, one region includes:
- the tyrS gene encoding tyrosine--tRNA ligase, producing MTTLTSDFLRTLQERGFIHQCTDLAGLDERAAKGPIIAYIGFDCTADSLHVGSLLPIMMLRWLQKTGHKPIVLMGGGTTKIGDPSGKDEARQLLTDEAINANMAGIKRIFGRYLSFGDGATDAVMVNNADWLDELKYIPLLRDIGRHFTINRMMTFESVKLRLDREQPLTFLEFNYMILQAYDFVELFRREKCMLQMGGSDQWGNIINGVELGRRTDGAELFGLTTPLLTTASGAKMGKTAAGAVWLTADKLSAYDFWQYWRNTEDADVGRFLRLYTELPLDEVARLESLEGAGINEAKKILAHEVTKLAHGEEAALEAAETARRTFEQGAAAEGLPTIDVPRAELEAGVAVVDLLVSAGLAASKGEARRLIKGAGAKMNDAAIPDEAAKATAADLNADGVIKLSAGKKRHALVKAV from the coding sequence ATGACGACGCTGACATCGGATTTCCTCCGCACGCTGCAGGAACGCGGCTTCATCCACCAGTGCACCGACCTCGCCGGGCTCGACGAGCGCGCGGCGAAGGGGCCGATCATCGCCTACATCGGCTTCGACTGCACGGCGGACAGCCTGCATGTGGGCAGCCTGCTGCCGATCATGATGCTGCGCTGGCTGCAGAAGACCGGCCACAAGCCGATCGTCCTGATGGGCGGCGGGACGACCAAGATCGGCGATCCCTCCGGCAAGGACGAGGCGCGCCAGCTCCTCACCGACGAGGCCATCAACGCCAACATGGCGGGCATCAAGCGCATCTTCGGGCGCTACCTGTCCTTTGGCGACGGCGCCACGGACGCGGTGATGGTCAACAACGCCGACTGGCTGGACGAGCTGAAGTACATCCCGCTGCTCCGCGACATCGGCCGGCACTTCACGATCAACCGCATGATGACCTTCGAATCGGTCAAGCTGCGGCTGGACCGCGAGCAGCCGCTGACCTTCCTGGAATTCAACTACATGATTCTCCAGGCCTATGATTTCGTGGAGCTGTTCCGGCGCGAGAAGTGCATGCTCCAGATGGGCGGGTCGGACCAGTGGGGCAACATCATCAACGGCGTCGAGCTGGGCCGCCGCACCGACGGGGCGGAGCTGTTCGGCCTGACCACCCCGCTGCTGACCACCGCGTCGGGCGCCAAGATGGGCAAGACCGCCGCGGGCGCGGTGTGGCTGACCGCCGACAAGCTCAGCGCCTATGATTTCTGGCAGTACTGGCGCAACACCGAAGACGCCGACGTCGGCCGCTTCCTGCGCCTCTACACCGAGCTGCCGCTGGACGAGGTGGCGCGGCTGGAGTCCCTGGAGGGCGCCGGCATCAACGAGGCCAAGAAGATCCTCGCCCACGAGGTGACCAAGCTCGCCCATGGCGAGGAGGCCGCCCTGGAGGCCGCCGAAACCGCCCGCCGCACCTTCGAGCAGGGCGCCGCCGCCGAGGGCCTGCCGACCATCGACGTGCCCCGCGCCGAGCTTGAGGCCGGCGTCGCGGTGGTGGACCTGCTGGTCTCCGCCGGGCTGGCCGCGTCGAAGGGCGAGGCCCGCCGCCTCATCAAGGGCGCCGGCGCCAAGATGAACGACGCCGCCATCCCCGACGAGGCCGCCAAGGCCACCGCCGCCGATCTGAACGCCGACGGCGTCATCAAGCTGAGCGCCGGCAAGAAGCGTCACGCGCTGGTCAAGGCGGTGTGA
- a CDS encoding alpha/beta hydrolase — MPEVMINGPAGRLEGRYTHGTIPNAPMALLLHPHPHHNGTMNNKVVFTLFQSFTKRGYSALRFNFRGVGRSQGTYDKGEGELADAAAALDWLQTHNPNAPVCWIAGVSFGAWIGMQLLMRRPEIDGFVSVSPPANLFDFSFLAPCPSSGLIIHGDKDELVPGAAVNKLVTKLSHQKDIRIDHRVVPGANHFFANRSDDLAVQVDDYLDRAMGNPVAAVAE, encoded by the coding sequence ATGCCTGAAGTGATGATCAACGGTCCGGCCGGACGTCTGGAAGGGCGCTACACACACGGCACGATCCCCAACGCGCCGATGGCCTTGCTGCTGCATCCGCACCCGCATCACAACGGGACCATGAACAACAAGGTGGTCTTCACCCTGTTCCAGTCCTTCACGAAGCGCGGCTACTCCGCCCTGCGCTTCAATTTCCGCGGGGTTGGCCGCAGCCAGGGCACCTACGACAAGGGCGAGGGCGAACTGGCCGACGCGGCGGCGGCGCTCGACTGGCTGCAGACCCACAACCCCAACGCCCCGGTCTGCTGGATCGCCGGGGTCTCCTTCGGGGCGTGGATCGGCATGCAGCTTCTGATGCGCCGCCCGGAGATCGACGGCTTCGTGTCCGTCTCCCCGCCGGCCAATCTGTTCGACTTCTCCTTCCTGGCGCCCTGCCCGTCCTCCGGCCTGATCATCCACGGCGACAAGGACGAGCTGGTTCCAGGGGCGGCGGTGAACAAGCTGGTGACCAAGCTGTCGCACCAGAAGGACATCCGCATCGACCACCGCGTCGTGCCGGGCGCCAACCATTTCTTCGCCAACCGCAGCGACGATCTGGCGGTTCAGGTGGACGACTATCTGGACCGCGCGATGGGCAACCCCGTCGCCGCCGTGGCGGAATGA
- a CDS encoding Rrf2 family transcriptional regulator, which produces MRLSTKGRYAVMAMVDLAATSQGSPVALADIADRQEISLSYLEQLFAKLRKGGLVKSVRGPGGGYLLAHPADATRVSDIILAVDEPIRTTRCANGTPQGCRTNRSRCLTHDLWEELGNQIHMYLSSVTVADVVERRIIGTSSLTIRGPQPADEGAAVAAE; this is translated from the coding sequence ATGAGACTCAGCACCAAGGGACGCTATGCCGTCATGGCTATGGTCGATCTTGCTGCCACCAGCCAGGGGAGCCCCGTCGCCCTTGCCGACATCGCCGACCGGCAGGAGATTTCGCTCTCCTATCTGGAGCAGCTGTTCGCCAAGCTTCGCAAGGGCGGTCTGGTGAAGAGCGTGCGCGGCCCCGGCGGCGGTTATCTGCTGGCCCATCCGGCGGACGCGACCCGCGTGTCCGACATCATCCTGGCGGTGGACGAGCCGATCCGCACGACCCGCTGCGCCAACGGGACGCCGCAGGGCTGCCGGACCAACCGCTCGCGCTGCCTGACCCACGACCTGTGGGAGGAGCTGGGCAACCAGATCCACATGTATCTCAGCTCGGTCACCGTGGCCGACGTGGTGGAGCGGCGGATCATCGGCACCAGCAGCCTGACCATCCGCGGACCGCAGCCGGCGGACGAGGGTGCTGCGGTCGCGGCGGAGTAA
- a CDS encoding HlyD family type I secretion periplasmic adaptor subunit — protein sequence MTTTETLLGRSAIPAEPRRAEPSIGGAVRAGCAVIALALGAGLGWGFLAPLDSAAHAPGTVVVDGNRKTIQHLEGGIVAELAVRDGDTVAAGQTLLRLEGTQSRATLEELSNEQAAALVRMARLRAEYAGQRAFSVPAELVDGSAAARRALAVQQQLFAARWTRHDGDMAVLREQRLQAEREVTAHRAQERAAAEQIVFIEEELAGVLDLFNKGLERKLRVLSLKRAMADLAGTRDQSRARALLAEQAVTVADTQLHAKETARRSDIAAEMEEAQNALDQTAARLKAARDAVERTEIRAPVPGRVVGLAVFTVGGVVKPGEPLMDIVPDSGPPTIEARIDPLDIDVVKAGQTAQVRLSAFKPRRMPSIDATVVDVSADRLTDPTTHAPYFVARIRPLPGALERLGPAALHPGMPADVLIATGQRRAIDYVLAPLQDAMAHALTED from the coding sequence ATGACCACGACCGAAACGCTGCTGGGCCGAAGCGCCATTCCGGCGGAACCGCGCCGCGCCGAGCCATCCATCGGCGGAGCGGTGCGGGCGGGCTGCGCGGTGATTGCCCTGGCGCTGGGCGCCGGGCTCGGCTGGGGCTTCCTGGCCCCGCTGGACAGCGCCGCCCACGCGCCGGGTACGGTGGTGGTGGACGGCAACCGCAAGACCATCCAGCATTTGGAAGGCGGCATCGTCGCCGAACTGGCGGTGCGCGACGGCGATACGGTGGCCGCCGGCCAGACCCTGCTCCGCCTGGAAGGGACGCAGAGCCGCGCCACCCTGGAGGAACTGTCCAACGAACAGGCTGCCGCCCTGGTCCGCATGGCCCGCTTGCGCGCCGAATACGCCGGCCAGCGCGCCTTCTCCGTCCCGGCGGAACTGGTGGATGGGAGCGCCGCCGCCCGGCGCGCCCTGGCCGTGCAGCAGCAGCTGTTTGCCGCGCGCTGGACCCGCCATGACGGCGACATGGCCGTGCTGCGCGAACAGCGCCTCCAGGCCGAGCGCGAGGTAACCGCCCACCGCGCCCAGGAGCGCGCGGCGGCGGAGCAGATCGTCTTCATCGAGGAGGAGTTGGCCGGCGTGCTCGACCTCTTCAACAAGGGGCTGGAGCGCAAGCTGCGGGTTCTATCGTTGAAGCGGGCCATGGCCGACCTGGCCGGCACCCGCGATCAGTCCCGCGCCCGCGCCCTGCTGGCCGAGCAGGCGGTGACGGTCGCCGACACCCAGCTCCATGCCAAGGAAACGGCCCGCCGCTCCGATATCGCCGCGGAGATGGAGGAGGCGCAGAACGCCCTGGACCAGACCGCCGCCCGCCTGAAGGCCGCCCGCGACGCGGTGGAGCGCACGGAGATCCGCGCCCCCGTCCCCGGCCGCGTGGTCGGGCTGGCCGTCTTCACCGTGGGCGGCGTGGTCAAGCCGGGCGAGCCGCTGATGGACATCGTTCCGGACAGCGGCCCGCCGACCATCGAGGCGCGCATCGACCCGCTGGACATCGACGTGGTGAAGGCCGGCCAGACCGCGCAGGTCCGCCTCAGCGCCTTCAAGCCCCGCCGCATGCCCTCGATCGACGCCACCGTTGTCGACGTCTCCGCCGACCGCCTGACCGACCCGACGACCCATGCCCCCTACTTCGTGGCCCGCATCCGCCCCCTGCCCGGCGCGCTGGAGCGCCTCGGCCCGGCGGCCCTGCATCCGGGCATGCCCGCCGACGTGCTGATCGCGACGGGTCAGCGACGGGCCATCGACTATGTGCTGGCGCCGTTGCAGGACGCCATGGCCCACGCGCTGACGGAGGATTGA
- a CDS encoding cysteine desulfurase family protein gives MTRVYLDHNASAPLKPAVKSAMIQAMDLAGNPSSVHGFGRTVRRAVEEARAQVAALAGVRPAQVFFTGSGTEANNLALRGFPGRPVVTSAIEHDSVLEAVPGAARIPVDRHGVADLAALDHLLAEVNGPALVSLMLANNETGVIQPVAEAARIARAHGALLHCDAVQAAGRLPLDLAMLGADLLTLSAHKIGGPAGVGALILADGLEPEALIRGGGQEKRRRAGTENVVGIVGFGAAARLAREELPNGARLTALRDALEASALAAVPAARVMGVGAARVGNTSNLLLPGVAGETQVMALDLAGVAVSAGSACSSGKVKPSHVLAAMGESTGDAACAIRVSLGWDSDGAAVERFAAAYAAMAARLARAPAA, from the coding sequence ATGACCCGCGTCTATCTTGACCACAACGCCTCGGCGCCTCTGAAGCCGGCGGTGAAGTCGGCGATGATCCAAGCCATGGATCTCGCCGGCAACCCGTCGTCGGTGCACGGCTTCGGCCGCACGGTCCGTCGCGCGGTGGAGGAGGCGCGCGCCCAGGTCGCCGCCCTGGCCGGGGTGCGGCCCGCCCAGGTCTTCTTCACCGGCAGCGGGACGGAAGCCAACAATCTGGCGCTGCGCGGCTTTCCCGGCCGGCCGGTCGTGACCTCCGCCATTGAGCATGACTCGGTGCTGGAGGCGGTGCCCGGCGCCGCCCGAATCCCGGTGGATCGCCACGGCGTCGCCGACCTCGCCGCGCTCGACCACCTGCTCGCCGAGGTGAACGGCCCGGCGCTGGTCTCCCTGATGCTCGCCAACAACGAGACCGGCGTGATCCAGCCGGTGGCCGAGGCGGCGCGGATCGCCCGCGCCCATGGCGCGCTGCTCCACTGCGACGCCGTTCAGGCCGCCGGGCGGTTGCCTCTCGACCTCGCGATGCTTGGTGCCGACCTGCTGACCCTGTCGGCCCACAAGATTGGCGGCCCCGCCGGTGTGGGCGCGCTGATCCTCGCCGACGGGCTGGAGCCGGAGGCGCTGATCCGCGGCGGCGGGCAGGAGAAGCGCCGCCGCGCCGGCACCGAGAACGTCGTCGGTATCGTCGGCTTCGGCGCCGCCGCCCGCCTCGCACGGGAGGAGCTTCCCAACGGCGCCCGCCTGACCGCCCTGCGCGACGCGCTGGAGGCGTCGGCGCTCGCCGCCGTTCCGGCTGCGCGGGTGATGGGGGTCGGCGCGGCGCGGGTCGGCAACACCAGCAACCTGCTGCTGCCCGGCGTGGCGGGGGAGACGCAGGTGATGGCGCTGGACCTCGCCGGGGTGGCGGTCAGCGCCGGTTCGGCCTGCTCCAGCGGCAAGGTGAAGCCGTCCCACGTCCTGGCCGCCATGGGCGAAAGCACCGGGGACGCCGCCTGCGCCATCCGGGTCAGCCTGGGCTGGGACAGCGACGGCGCGGCGGTGGAGCGTTTCGCTGCCGCCTACGCCGCGATGGCGGCAAGGCTGGCCCGTGCCCCTGCGGCGTAA
- the cysE gene encoding serine O-acetyltransferase yields MFKHLREEIDGIMARDPAARSRAEVALCYPGFHAIVMHRVARYCWDRRWHLMARAVSQIARALTGIEIHPGATIGRRFFIDHGMGVVIGETAEIGDDVMLYHGVTLGGTSLNQGKRHPTLESGVIVGAGAKVLGAITIGRGARVGANAVVVADVAPGIAVVGIPAKAVVTRDRVETQKFMPYGTPCGDIPDPVARALNGLLDQVSTLRRRVEELESERGDAHNSSVYETSGVPNGSARPDNGVREPVSVDSGPAASC; encoded by the coding sequence GTGTTCAAGCATCTTCGCGAAGAGATCGACGGTATCATGGCCCGCGACCCGGCCGCGCGGTCACGGGCCGAGGTCGCGTTGTGTTATCCGGGCTTCCACGCCATCGTCATGCACCGCGTCGCCCGTTATTGCTGGGATCGCCGCTGGCATCTGATGGCGCGCGCCGTCTCGCAGATCGCCCGCGCGCTGACCGGGATCGAGATCCATCCGGGGGCGACCATCGGGCGCCGCTTCTTCATCGACCACGGCATGGGCGTCGTCATCGGCGAGACCGCCGAGATCGGCGACGACGTGATGCTCTATCATGGGGTTACGCTGGGCGGCACCTCGCTGAACCAGGGCAAGCGCCATCCCACGCTGGAAAGCGGCGTGATCGTCGGCGCGGGGGCCAAGGTGCTGGGGGCCATCACCATTGGGCGCGGCGCCCGCGTCGGCGCCAACGCCGTCGTGGTGGCGGATGTGGCGCCGGGCATCGCGGTGGTCGGCATCCCGGCCAAGGCGGTGGTGACGCGCGACCGTGTCGAGACGCAGAAGTTCATGCCCTATGGCACGCCTTGCGGTGACATCCCCGATCCGGTGGCGCGCGCGTTGAACGGCCTGCTCGATCAGGTGTCGACCCTGCGCCGGCGCGTCGAGGAACTGGAATCGGAGCGCGGCGACGCGCATAATTCATCCGTATACGAAACATCGGGCGTTCCCAACGGAAGCGCCCGGCCCGACAATGGGGTGCGCGAGCCGGTGTCCGTGGACAGCGGTCCGGCGGCGTCCTGTTGA
- a CDS encoding type I secretion system permease/ATPase, with protein sequence MAARESRRSPSAGPSDHPPALHAIRRRIATGLAAAGGFSVFLALIQLAMPLYTMQVYDRVLGSRSVETLVALSLLALGCFAVFGLVEAIRGRLTQAMGHLAARSLTMDALEASMGGLLRGGASRPAQALRDLNELRQFLSGPSLTAPLDAALSLVFLLFLTLIHPLYGLVCGGSILCLVGVSLLGRMLTMPGAAEANRALCRHGAEVEAASHGVEAVAAMGMMGNLRRRWQAVEDDHLRLVNRTAGRAQAVASLAKVCRMTSQVAILAAGTMLVLDRQVSPGSMLAASILMGRALAPFEQLIDSWRNWSSARESLRRLRVLFTADAAPTPGAPLPRPSGSLLLDRVTYVPPGSERPTLRGLSFSVEPGEAVGIVGPSAAGKSTLARLLVGVLEPTQGGVYLDGHNVWRWHRDDCGRHVGYLPQGVGLLGDTVEDAIARLGEPDPVLVTAAARRAGVHEMIGRLPDGYQTAIGEGGARLSGGQRQRIALARALYGDPRLLVLDEPNANLDQAGEAALLRAIAEAKAGGAAVVVIAHRRCVLDAVDRIVVLRDGMIDQTATRAEMVRRLGTATPQPVAAAATP encoded by the coding sequence ATGGCCGCACGGGAATCCCGCCGCAGCCCATCCGCCGGCCCATCCGACCACCCGCCGGCCTTGCACGCGATCCGCCGGCGCATCGCCACCGGCCTCGCCGCCGCCGGCGGGTTCAGCGTCTTTCTCGCCCTCATCCAGCTGGCGATGCCGCTCTACACGATGCAGGTCTACGACCGCGTGCTGGGCAGCCGCAGCGTGGAGACTTTGGTGGCCCTGTCGCTGCTGGCGCTGGGCTGCTTTGCCGTGTTCGGGCTGGTCGAGGCGATCCGCGGGCGGCTGACCCAGGCCATGGGGCATCTGGCGGCGCGCAGCCTGACCATGGACGCGCTGGAGGCGTCTATGGGCGGCCTGCTGCGCGGCGGCGCCAGCCGCCCGGCCCAGGCGCTGCGCGACCTAAACGAACTGCGCCAGTTCCTGTCCGGGCCGAGCCTCACGGCACCGCTCGACGCCGCGCTCAGCCTCGTCTTCCTGCTTTTCCTGACGCTGATCCACCCGCTCTACGGCCTCGTCTGCGGTGGAAGCATCCTCTGTCTGGTCGGGGTGAGCCTGCTCGGCCGGATGCTGACCATGCCGGGTGCGGCGGAGGCCAACCGCGCCCTGTGCCGCCACGGCGCCGAGGTCGAAGCGGCATCGCACGGCGTGGAGGCCGTCGCCGCCATGGGCATGATGGGCAACCTGCGCCGCCGCTGGCAGGCGGTTGAGGACGACCATCTGCGGCTGGTCAACCGGACCGCGGGACGGGCACAGGCCGTCGCCTCGCTCGCCAAGGTTTGTCGGATGACCTCCCAGGTGGCGATCCTCGCCGCCGGAACGATGCTGGTGCTGGACCGGCAGGTGTCGCCGGGCAGCATGCTGGCCGCCTCCATCCTGATGGGCCGCGCGCTGGCGCCCTTCGAGCAGCTGATCGACTCCTGGCGCAACTGGTCCTCGGCCCGCGAGAGCCTGCGCCGCCTGCGCGTCCTGTTCACGGCGGACGCGGCTCCCACGCCGGGCGCTCCCCTGCCCCGCCCCAGCGGCTCCCTGCTGCTGGACCGCGTGACCTACGTCCCCCCGGGCTCGGAGCGCCCGACGCTGCGCGGCCTGTCCTTCTCGGTGGAGCCGGGCGAGGCGGTGGGCATCGTCGGCCCCTCGGCGGCGGGCAAGTCCACGCTGGCCCGGCTGCTGGTCGGCGTGCTGGAGCCGACCCAGGGCGGCGTCTATCTCGACGGCCACAATGTGTGGCGCTGGCACCGCGACGACTGCGGGCGGCATGTCGGCTATCTGCCGCAGGGCGTCGGCCTGCTCGGCGACACCGTGGAGGACGCCATCGCCCGGCTGGGCGAGCCCGACCCTGTGCTGGTCACCGCGGCTGCGCGGCGGGCCGGCGTGCACGAGATGATCGGCCGCCTCCCCGACGGCTACCAAACGGCGATCGGCGAAGGCGGCGCCCGGCTCTCCGGCGGGCAGAGGCAGCGCATCGCGCTCGCCCGCGCCCTCTACGGCGATCCCCGCCTGCTCGTTCTCGACGAGCCCAACGCGAACCTGGACCAGGCCGGCGAGGCGGCGCTGCTGCGCGCCATCGCCGAGGCCAAGGCCGGCGGCGCCGCGGTGGTGGTGATCGCCCACCGCCGCTGCGTCCTCGACGCGGTGGACCGCATCGTCGTGCTGCGCGACGGCATGATCGACCAGACCGCGACGCGGGCCGAGATGGTCCGGCGGCTGGGTACCGCCACCCCGCAGCCGGTCGCCGCTGCCGCCACCCCCTGA
- a CDS encoding anhydro-N-acetylmuramic acid kinase, which translates to MQTVVGLMSGTSMDGIDAALVRTDGERRVEPLAFVTIPYEDGFRAELRSCLGGKGPVEAVEQVLTDAHADAVRRLLAEAGTEAAAVDLIGFHGQTIFHDPAQRRTWQIGDGARLARATGIAVVNDFRTADVAAGGQGAPLVPLFHRALADALPRPLAVLNIGGVANVTWIGESAEAVIACDTGPGNALVDDWVLSGQGTRYDAGGALAARGNVDEAVLAALLAHSYFEQPAPKSLDRDAFDPAPVRGLSLEDGAATLTAFTAASVARIVPHLPEAPVRWLVCGGGRHNATLMGMLADRLGVPVDPVETVGWNGDALEAEAFAYLAVRSRKGLPLSLPATTGVPRPMTGGRFHPV; encoded by the coding sequence ATGCAGACGGTCGTCGGGCTGATGAGCGGCACCTCCATGGACGGGATCGACGCGGCGCTGGTCCGCACCGACGGCGAGCGCCGGGTGGAGCCGCTGGCCTTCGTCACCATCCCCTACGAGGACGGCTTCCGCGCCGAGCTGCGCTCCTGCCTTGGCGGCAAGGGGCCGGTGGAGGCGGTCGAGCAGGTCCTGACCGACGCCCACGCCGACGCCGTGCGCCGCCTGCTGGCCGAGGCCGGGACGGAGGCGGCCGCGGTGGACCTGATCGGCTTCCACGGCCAGACGATTTTCCACGACCCGGCGCAGCGCCGCACTTGGCAGATCGGCGACGGCGCGCGGCTGGCGCGGGCGACCGGCATCGCCGTGGTCAACGACTTCCGCACGGCGGACGTAGCGGCGGGCGGGCAGGGCGCCCCGCTGGTGCCGCTGTTCCACCGCGCGCTGGCCGACGCCCTGCCGCGGCCTCTGGCCGTGCTGAACATCGGTGGCGTCGCCAACGTCACCTGGATCGGGGAGAGCGCCGAAGCGGTCATCGCCTGCGACACCGGGCCGGGCAACGCGCTGGTCGATGACTGGGTCCTGTCCGGCCAGGGCACCCGCTACGATGCCGGCGGGGCGCTGGCGGCGCGGGGCAACGTGGACGAGGCCGTGTTGGCGGCGCTGCTTGCCCATTCCTATTTCGAGCAGCCGGCGCCGAAGTCGCTGGACCGCGACGCCTTCGACCCGGCGCCCGTCCGTGGCTTGTCCTTGGAGGATGGAGCGGCGACCCTGACCGCCTTTACCGCCGCGTCGGTCGCCCGCATCGTCCCGCATCTGCCGGAGGCGCCGGTGCGTTGGCTGGTCTGCGGCGGCGGGCGGCACAACGCGACGCTGATGGGCATGCTGGCCGACCGGCTGGGTGTGCCGGTCGATCCGGTGGAGACGGTGGGCTGGAACGGCGACGCGCTGGAGGCCGAAGCCTTCGCCTATCTGGCGGTGCGCAGCCGCAAGGGCCTGCCGCTCAGCCTGCCGGCCACGACCGGCGTGCCCCGGCCGATGACCGGCGGGCGCTTCCACCCGGTGTGA
- a CDS encoding molecular chaperone DnaJ: protein MTTSDSGPPRFPMGESPKGIAGTIDGDLEPCWLCGRSVAARAMFCHSCGAVQVPRPLDHFTRLGLERRFDIEPEALARQHTGFSRAMDPERFAARGARQQANARAQADALGEAYETLRDPVRRARYLLDQLNAPTAVLSVEEDEEVAALADRLDGTPDVTAVDRLAQDIGQRVESCIKYLAIAFRNGQTDNAARILARLERLEALAAESRTRRSGLAPKTP from the coding sequence ATGACGACATCCGATTCCGGCCCGCCGCGCTTTCCCATGGGAGAGTCCCCCAAGGGCATCGCCGGGACCATCGACGGCGATCTGGAGCCGTGCTGGCTGTGCGGCCGTTCGGTCGCGGCGCGCGCGATGTTCTGCCATTCCTGCGGGGCGGTGCAGGTGCCGCGCCCACTCGACCATTTCACCCGGCTGGGTCTGGAGCGCCGCTTCGACATCGAGCCGGAGGCGCTGGCCCGCCAGCACACCGGCTTCTCCCGTGCTATGGACCCCGAGCGCTTCGCGGCGCGCGGCGCGCGGCAGCAGGCCAACGCCCGCGCCCAGGCTGACGCGCTGGGCGAAGCCTATGAGACGCTGCGCGACCCGGTGCGCCGCGCCCGCTATCTGCTGGACCAACTGAACGCCCCCACCGCCGTCCTCTCCGTCGAGGAGGACGAGGAGGTGGCGGCGCTCGCCGACCGGCTGGACGGCACCCCGGACGTCACCGCCGTGGACCGGCTGGCCCAGGACATCGGTCAGCGCGTGGAAAGTTGCATCAAGTATCTTGCCATTGCCTTCCGCAACGGGCAGACCGACAACGCCGCGCGCATCCTCGCGCGGCTGGAGCGGTTGGAAGCGCTGGCGGCCGAATCCCGGACGCGACGCTCCGGCCTTGCCCCGAAGACACCCTAA